The Agarilytica rhodophyticola genome has a window encoding:
- a CDS encoding lipase family protein, which produces MSNILVSSTEELAEVEYLLSKKMPHYRQAYSDRTSWLMACIAELSYLKFNPIFKHKEKEYLVERVASILDQHKMTPLLKLIKSFEYDPEEERKKLEENADFLQMELKETFDNDGVQAILLESDTSIILAFRGTEPNSINDITTDFKSSTIPCKSGGKIHSGFSQAYDKVAVDIQIALDKEQAQHKPLFITGHSLGGALATIAAKKLTHTAGIAACYTYGSPRVADRVWFSDMKTPLYRIVNAADPVTMMPTGDELIGLLAWLSKFIPYIGDDIRNTLLSRFSGYYHGGDMRYLTNCPQGYYEDVKLLYSVSFLFRVKAFIVKKMPWSKILTDHSVEIYRKKLKIIAYNRQCKNTQ; this is translated from the coding sequence ATGTCAAATATATTAGTAAGTTCAACAGAAGAACTAGCTGAGGTCGAATATCTACTATCTAAGAAAATGCCTCATTACCGGCAGGCTTATAGTGATAGAACATCGTGGCTGATGGCTTGTATAGCAGAGCTTTCCTATTTGAAGTTTAACCCCATATTCAAGCATAAAGAGAAGGAATACCTTGTCGAAAGAGTGGCCAGCATTCTTGATCAGCACAAAATGACGCCATTGCTTAAACTCATTAAAAGTTTTGAGTACGATCCAGAAGAAGAAAGGAAAAAACTAGAGGAAAACGCTGATTTTTTACAAATGGAGTTAAAAGAAACATTTGATAATGATGGCGTACAAGCAATTTTATTAGAGAGCGACACCTCGATTATCTTGGCATTTCGAGGAACCGAGCCCAACAGTATAAATGACATAACAACAGATTTTAAGTCTTCCACAATCCCCTGTAAGTCGGGAGGAAAAATACATTCAGGCTTTAGCCAGGCCTATGATAAAGTAGCCGTCGACATTCAAATCGCATTAGATAAAGAACAAGCACAACACAAGCCTTTGTTTATAACAGGCCATAGTTTGGGTGGAGCCTTAGCTACTATAGCAGCAAAAAAACTTACTCATACGGCAGGTATTGCAGCATGTTATACATACGGTTCTCCTAGAGTTGCAGATAGAGTTTGGTTCAGTGATATGAAGACACCTCTTTATCGCATCGTGAATGCCGCAGACCCTGTCACCATGATGCCCACAGGTGACGAATTGATTGGCTTACTGGCTTGGCTATCAAAATTTATACCTTATATTGGTGACGATATTAGAAATACATTGCTATCGAGATTTAGTGGTTATTATCACGGTGGGGATATGCGTTATTTAACTAACTGCCCTCAGGGGTATTATGAAGATGTTAAATTACTATATTCTGTTAGTTTTTTATTCAGAGTAAAAGCATTTATTGTGAAAAAAATGCCCTGGTCAAAAATATTGACGGATCACTCTGTGGAAATTTACCGGAAGAAGCTAAAAATAATTGCTTACAATAGGCAGTGCAAAAATACCCAATAA
- a CDS encoding alpha/beta hydrolase family protein, which produces MDKRQLIYFLSTLFFVFSTFSLRAEVLPIETFIKHGDYLDIKISPDGKHLAGRLRGKDGVALIFINIEQGKIVGGTRAFGGGDIHSVAWVSDERVIYEIAERRPGHDSKFSTGELFGINIDNSKAKYLYGYRAGDKRTGSRLFTKDDNYSSLEVLNVLPKDKKHILIIEYPWEQQGNYWYDRRSRSAIISKLNIYSGKKKKIEFIPYNNVSALADDNGNVNFIRWQTKDNKFLSAYRKKNKQEWQMLSQSLGIDDDIKPVAISRDSTKAYFEVAEGDAGLTNVYELDFAEGGLVKVFNNTESNINNWIYDPHSLKPVVGVAYPDKTQYYYTDSDSNVVKNHKKLVKAFKGQDIFFTSRTRDGKLILVRVESDINPGEYYLYNTESKKAQLAWINKSWVDPRLMRPVKHIAFNARDGIKIKGFLTLPEVKGGKKSPLVVLVHGGPHGIRDYWQYDDEVQLLANRGYAVLQINFRGSGGYGNKFEDMGNRQWGSGIINDILDGTQYIFKTEAIDANRACIFGASYGGYASLMAAVREPDTFKCSIGYVGIYDLELMYSKGDIPDLWGGEAYLQKVLGHDQQQLREFSPVNYADQIKAAVMLIHGEEDLRAPLIHAKKMRKALKRAGKEPKWLLYGDSGHGVWSMRNRKDLYSRLIKFLDKHIGQDVAIPAAKAQ; this is translated from the coding sequence GTACCTTTTCTTTGCGCGCGGAAGTCTTGCCTATCGAAACGTTTATTAAACATGGGGATTATCTCGATATAAAAATATCGCCAGACGGTAAACATCTAGCTGGCAGGCTTAGAGGTAAAGACGGTGTGGCATTAATATTTATCAATATCGAACAAGGAAAAATAGTTGGCGGTACTAGAGCTTTCGGTGGTGGTGACATCCATTCTGTAGCTTGGGTTAGCGATGAACGCGTTATCTACGAAATAGCTGAAAGACGCCCAGGTCATGATAGTAAATTTTCTACCGGTGAGTTATTTGGTATCAATATCGATAACTCAAAGGCAAAATATCTCTACGGCTATCGCGCCGGTGATAAACGCACTGGCTCTCGTCTATTCACCAAGGATGATAATTATTCCAGTTTAGAGGTACTCAACGTCCTGCCAAAAGATAAGAAACATATTCTAATTATTGAATATCCTTGGGAACAGCAGGGAAATTACTGGTACGACAGGCGTTCGCGCTCTGCAATTATAAGTAAATTAAATATTTATTCAGGGAAAAAGAAAAAAATTGAATTTATTCCTTATAACAATGTATCTGCATTAGCCGACGATAACGGCAACGTTAATTTTATTCGTTGGCAAACAAAAGACAATAAATTTCTTTCGGCTTATCGAAAGAAAAATAAGCAAGAATGGCAAATGTTGTCGCAATCCCTTGGTATTGATGACGATATCAAACCTGTTGCCATAAGTAGAGACTCTACCAAAGCTTATTTCGAAGTAGCGGAAGGGGATGCCGGTTTGACTAATGTCTATGAATTAGACTTTGCTGAAGGTGGATTGGTAAAAGTGTTTAACAATACTGAGTCCAATATTAATAATTGGATTTATGATCCACATAGCTTAAAGCCTGTGGTAGGTGTCGCTTATCCGGATAAAACCCAATATTATTATACCGATTCAGATAGTAATGTTGTTAAAAATCATAAGAAACTAGTAAAAGCTTTTAAGGGGCAAGATATATTTTTTACTAGCCGAACTAGGGATGGAAAACTTATTTTAGTGCGTGTCGAGAGTGATATAAATCCGGGAGAGTACTATCTCTATAATACCGAAAGCAAAAAGGCTCAACTCGCTTGGATAAATAAATCCTGGGTCGATCCAAGGTTGATGCGTCCGGTAAAGCATATAGCGTTCAACGCTAGAGATGGTATTAAAATTAAAGGCTTTCTTACTTTACCTGAAGTTAAAGGTGGTAAAAAATCACCTTTGGTTGTACTGGTTCATGGTGGCCCTCACGGGATTAGAGATTATTGGCAATACGATGATGAAGTGCAACTACTTGCCAACCGAGGCTATGCTGTTTTACAGATAAATTTTCGCGGTAGTGGTGGTTATGGCAATAAGTTTGAGGATATGGGCAATCGCCAGTGGGGTAGCGGCATAATTAACGATATTCTTGATGGCACTCAATATATTTTTAAGACAGAAGCCATCGATGCAAACCGCGCTTGTATTTTTGGTGCAAGCTATGGTGGTTACGCTTCGTTAATGGCTGCTGTACGAGAACCTGATACCTTTAAATGTAGTATTGGCTATGTTGGTATTTACGATCTGGAATTAATGTACTCTAAAGGTGATATTCCTGATCTATGGGGTGGGGAGGCATATTTGCAAAAAGTACTTGGTCACGATCAGCAGCAATTAAGAGAATTCTCGCCGGTTAATTATGCCGATCAAATCAAAGCAGCAGTAATGTTAATTCACGGCGAAGAAGATCTAAGGGCACCACTCATACATGCAAAAAAAATGCGCAAAGCTTTAAAACGCGCAGGCAAGGAGCCAAAATGGTTATTGTATGGCGATAGCGGCCATGGAGTTTGGAGCATGAGAAACCGCAAAGATTTATACAGTAGGCTCATTAAGTTTCTAGATAAGCATATAGGACAAGATGTTGCTATCCCTGCAGCTAAAGCTCAATAA